The Hymenobacter sp. DG01 sequence TGCCAGGCGCATGGGCTCGGCGGCAGCGGGGTTGTGTGCCTGGTATAGCTGGTAGCCCTGCAGCCACAAGCCATCCTGCCAGGTTTGCCCCAGCGCACGGGGTAGGGAGAATGTTTCTGTCCCTAGCACCACCGAGGGCTGCCCGTTGTCGGGCAGGTAGGCACGGGGCTGCTCAGCCGTCGGCCAGGCCCGTACGGCCCTACCCTCCGCCGAGGTTTCAGGTGGCGGGAGCGGCTGACTGGAACGCTGCAGCAAAGAATGAGCCTGGGCGGAGCCATCGGCAGCCAACACCAGAAAGGTAGACTGCTCAGGAGTAGCCGCCTGCAACGCGGCAAAATTGGCGGGCAGCACTGCCTGCTGCAACGAACCCGTAACGGCTACCAGCACGGGGTACTCCGGGGTTGGGTGGAGCCAAGCTTCCGCTAAGAGGCGTTGCATAGCCCCTTCCAGGTAGTAGCCCCCAGTAGCTGGTGTTGCTTGCCAGGCAGATAGCCAATCTGTTCCGGCAGGCAAGGTGGTTATTCCGCTGTTCACCAGAGTATAACGGGCGGTAGCTTTGGCACCCGGCCGTTGCTGCAGAAAGCTTTCTATGCGTTGCTGATACGCCGTGGGCTTTGCGCTTGCAGTAGCCGAGGCATCAAGCAAAAAGTGGTAATAAGGCCGACGCTGTACTAGCGGTAGGGCTTGTTTGGCGGTGGCACTCAGATATACTACCTGCCCACCAGGGGTAGTAACAGATTGCCGAAGTGGTTGAGCAGCGGAAGCGGCCACTTCACCCAGTTGCACCGTCTGTCCGGCAATCTGCAGAGCTACGGGCTCTTTGTGCAGCACCCGAAAACCGGTGCGTCGTACTTCCAGGGCCGCAAACGGGAATACGCGCAGGGCTAGCCGGTTGCCTGTAAGGTAGTACAGAATACCAGGGTCGCGCTGCTCATTCCGGATTTGCGCAAACACCCACATAGCCGATTTTTTTTCGGCCAGAATGCCTTTTTCGCGGCGGCCGTGCATATCCAGGTAGTACTCCTGCACCCAGCAGCCTACGGGCAGCGCTAGTGTGGTGTGATATTCTGCGTTGCCCTCCTGGTCCGGATTGGTGATTTCCAGATCTACCCAGCTGCTCCAGGCCGCCTGCCGGGCATCGTAGTGGCTGCGGCTGGTTAGCTTGGTTAGCTGGGGGCGTGGTTCCTCCTCGGGCTCATCCCTTTGAAATTGTTCCCGATTATACACCGGCCGCTCACTGCCGAACACTTGCTCCAGTCGCCGCAGCTTTTCTTCTGACAGCGTGAGGTTATCGAGCACCAACCAGTTGAAGTAAGTAGAGAGATACGGCAGCTCGCTTCCGAAAACACTGGCACTAGGGTCCTTGTGCGCCCGCACCCGCTCCAGCGTATAGAGCAACGGGTTGGCATCAATTTGAGGGGTAGGCTTACTGTAATCCGGAGTGTAGATATAGGCCAGGGCTTGGTGCAGGGCCTGGCGACAGTACAGATAGTTGGCCGTAATGCCCAGGGGCAGCAACAGGCTGCTGGCAATCAATACTCCTATCACAAGTCGGGGTGAGAAATACGTTCGTAGTACCTCCACGTCCTGGCTTAGCTCGCGCAAATGCACCAGTAGCAACAACAGGGGCGTCAGCATCAGGAAGCCAACTCCAACGGCTACCACTGCAATAACGGATAGGGGTAGGAACGGCAGGAAGACGAGAAAAAAGTACAGCGTATAAGCCAGTGTGAAGCTTCGGCCCGCCAGCAGGGCCAGGCGCCACCACTTGTTCGCCGGGGCGGACACACACAGCAGCGCCCCGTTCAGTACGGCCAGCCCATAAAACCACCAACCGTGGAAATTCCCGAAGATGCCACTGGAAGAGGGCCCAAATTCTTTGAAGAATACGCCTGAATTCACCAGCAGCCCGAGCACTGGCATTACCAACGTAATCAGCACTTTCCAGAGGAGTTGATACTCAGCCCATACCCCCGCTTTTCGGGTGAGCAGGATATACACGCCGCGGGCCAGGAAAAACAGAAAAAGCAGGGTTCCGGTGATGAACAGCACGACCAGCGCGTGTTGCCCAAACTGGCCGCCAGGCACTTGCCACCATGGCAGCACTAGTTGCCCGAACAGGTAGGCGCCGATCGGCACGGCCAGGGCCACCCCAAAATTGGCTAGGGCCCGGTGGGGCCGGTCGGCCGGGGTTAGGTTGAGCAGAATGACGAGGGCGGCGTGTGCCAAGGTGGGCATCAGGAAGGTGCCGGCATACAGCGGCATTTCACCCGGCACCATCCAGCGCGGCACCTCCCGCGGAAACAAGCGGTCTAGGTGGTATCCGTACAGGTACAGGAACGCTATGTACGCAGCCAAAGCCAGAGCCCCGTAGAGCGTTGGCAAGGGCTGCTTACGCTTCAGCTGCCACCCGGCGTATGCTGCGTGCACTACCCCCAGGCCTATTAACAAACTGCCCAGCACGAGCCACAGTTGCTGGCTATCAGGGGGTAGCAGGGTATGGATAACGCCGTATTCCCCGCCCAGCAGTAATGCTAGCACGGCCAGCGGGAGCGTATTGAGCACAAATAGCCATTTCGGATTAAGCAGGTTCTGCATAAGAAGAGAGGTAGCGGGAGCAAAGCAGCCGGAAGCCGCCGTAGATAAGAATCAGAAAAAACAGATATACCAGCACGCCCTCCGCCTGATGCGCCCAGGCATAGCGCTGTCCTAACCCGGGAAGCAGCCGCTGCAGGGCCACCGCCGACAAAATACGGGAGGCATTCACCAGTACCGTGAGCAGGTAGCCCAGCACGGGCAAGCTCAGTAGCCACCCACCTCCCAGCGCTTTGCCAGACCCGGCATACCGCCCACCGATGGCAAGCAGCAAGCCGGTGCATACCAGCCAGAAGTTGAAGCCTGAGCAGGACTTGTCAATAGTGAACTGTAGATCGGAATGCACGAATCCTTGGGCCGGATCAAAGAAGGAACCAGAGCCTAGCGCTCCTCCTACCAAAGCATTCGTGGGGCCTAACAGCCACAACAGGTCAGTGGATGTGGCTCCGGCGTAAGCAAACTTTAAGAGCAAAAAGCCAGCTCCTATGCTGCCATACAGCACTGAGGCTTTTGTGCGTGAGGTATTCATAGCTAGCTAATAAAGACGAACACAGTAATGAACGCACAAACATATCATAAAGTACTTTGTATTTCAAAGTTTCATAAACTAATAACATTACTCCCTGATAAACCACTTCATCATTAAGCTTTCGCTTCCCAGCTGCTCGCTAGATCCGGCTCAGATTTTCCGGCTTCAGCTTCAGCAAGGGTTGTAGGCTGCCTTTGCGGGTGCCTAGTTGTTCCCGTAGCTCCACTACCCTACCCCCCACTTTCACCTGAATGCTAAGCGCGCCACTGGCGGCCTGTTGCACGGTGTATTGAGCACTCTTGTTCGCAAAGCGCAACTTGGTGATGCCAGAAGCTACCTGAATAGTAAACTTGTCGGTTTCAGCTCCAAACTCAGGATAAGTAAATTCTAACTGCCCATCTTTCCGCAGCAGCGCGTAATACAACATCAGGCCATTATCGGTGGTGAACAGCACGGCTTGCTTACCGTTGCCAACCACCTGAAATGAGCAGACTACCCGGATGCTTTCGTCCTCCAGATACAGTTCCTGGCTGGTGGTCTGCACCATGCGGGTACCACTCCAGGTAGTAGTGGTAGTCGTCTGGAATGGAAACCGCATCATGTCCATTTCCACCTGACGCACTAGAAACGGCTCCCCATTGCGAATAATGAACTCTGAGTCCTGGTGCCAGCAGCACCCACTCTTGGTTGAGGTGTAGAGGCGCTTGGTTTTGGCATCCACCTGAAACATACCACAGTAATCCTGGGCCAGATCCGTAAACGCCTGGCTATGCTTCAGCTCCGTGGGCAGGTTCAGGTAAATCTGGAAAGAAGGACCGTGGTAGCAGCTGTTCTGCCCGTCTTCAATGGCAAGGTCGAGCCGGCCGTCGAAGTTGAAATCCTCACTGATAATTAGGCTCTGCTCGCCGTAGGGCACCTCCTGAATGTTGGACTGCGCTTTACCGTTGTGCAGGGACAGCGCCAACTCCTCCGACTCTACCTTGACTACTTCTTTTTTCGTCTTCTTGTCGTAAATGGCAACCCAGCCGGGACTAAACACCTCCGCAGTATCCTGAATGTAGATTTTGCCGAAGTAACTCGGTGAGAAGTCATCGACTAAATAGGTTTGCTGCGCCCACGAAGGGTAGGCGGCAAGCAGTAGTAACAGTAAGAATAAGTAGCGGGACATGGTAGCTCAGTTGCAACAGCAAAGAACATCATTTAGAGCCCATCTTCCCGCATCGACAACCAACCTTGGAATTGAATTTTTAAAGTATCCCGCGCTTCAGTGTTCGCTGCAATAATGTCCATGCCACCGTCATAGGGAGCTATTAAGCACTGTTGTTCTCTTGAGACTAAGAAGAACCTTATATCATCCTGTGCCACGTCACGTAACGCGTTGTTCAGTACACCCCATTGCCAATCAACCTCTACGAATATGGGAAGGTAACAGTCCTCTTTCCCATATTCTACACTATTGACCTCTCTTAACGGCAGTGCTGGTAAAGCAGTAAAAGAGAAATGCTGCAAAGCTGTTTCTGTCCAGGGTATATCCATGTTGATGCTACCCTTAATCTCGTAGCCACCCGTTACTAGTAAAAGCTGGGCTCGTGTGCCTAACAAGGCCTGAGTAATTGTGTTCTGGCGATTAAGCAGCATTGTCCAGTCCTCCTCATCCTCTGGATATCTTTTGGATTCTGGCAAACTGTGAAACCTCACCCACCGATCAGGGTAGTCGTGTCTAAACAGGTAATTAATTGGTAATGTATCTGGATAAGCGCTAGACCAAAATTCGGTAAACTCTTCGGCTGTCATCATCTAATTCTTTTTAAAGAAAGC is a genomic window containing:
- the xrtK gene encoding exosortase K, producing MNTSRTKASVLYGSIGAGFLLLKFAYAGATSTDLLWLLGPTNALVGGALGSGSFFDPAQGFVHSDLQFTIDKSCSGFNFWLVCTGLLLAIGGRYAGSGKALGGGWLLSLPVLGYLLTVLVNASRILSAVALQRLLPGLGQRYAWAHQAEGVLVYLFFLILIYGGFRLLCSRYLSSYAEPA
- a CDS encoding MSEP-CTERM sorting domain-containing protein, whose protein sequence is MQNLLNPKWLFVLNTLPLAVLALLLGGEYGVIHTLLPPDSQQLWLVLGSLLIGLGVVHAAYAGWQLKRKQPLPTLYGALALAAYIAFLYLYGYHLDRLFPREVPRWMVPGEMPLYAGTFLMPTLAHAALVILLNLTPADRPHRALANFGVALAVPIGAYLFGQLVLPWWQVPGGQFGQHALVVLFITGTLLFLFFLARGVYILLTRKAGVWAEYQLLWKVLITLVMPVLGLLVNSGVFFKEFGPSSSGIFGNFHGWWFYGLAVLNGALLCVSAPANKWWRLALLAGRSFTLAYTLYFFLVFLPFLPLSVIAVVAVGVGFLMLTPLLLLLVHLRELSQDVEVLRTYFSPRLVIGVLIASSLLLPLGITANYLYCRQALHQALAYIYTPDYSKPTPQIDANPLLYTLERVRAHKDPSASVFGSELPYLSTYFNWLVLDNLTLSEEKLRRLEQVFGSERPVYNREQFQRDEPEEEPRPQLTKLTSRSHYDARQAAWSSWVDLEITNPDQEGNAEYHTTLALPVGCWVQEYYLDMHGRREKGILAEKKSAMWVFAQIRNEQRDPGILYYLTGNRLALRVFPFAALEVRRTGFRVLHKEPVALQIAGQTVQLGEVAASAAQPLRQSVTTPGGQVVYLSATAKQALPLVQRRPYYHFLLDASATASAKPTAYQQRIESFLQQRPGAKATARYTLVNSGITTLPAGTDWLSAWQATPATGGYYLEGAMQRLLAEAWLHPTPEYPVLVAVTGSLQQAVLPANFAALQAATPEQSTFLVLAADGSAQAHSLLQRSSQPLPPPETSAEGRAVRAWPTAEQPRAYLPDNGQPSVVLGTETFSLPRALGQTWQDGLWLQGYQLYQAHNPAAAEPMRLAAIRGSFRSGILSPLTSYLALENEAQKAALLRKQNEVLAGNAALDVDDDVQRMSEPELWVLLLAVGIWGLRNWYRHQKEIALAK